One Brassica napus cultivar Da-Ae chromosome C4, Da-Ae, whole genome shotgun sequence genomic region harbors:
- the LOC111205230 gene encoding MATH domain and coiled-coil domain-containing protein At2g42475-like — translation MRFPWGGKERVKDLELKLDEVSFGRKKADDTNESRAQQVEERVKNLELKLDEVSLGRKLSDDDNESRAQQVEERVKDLELKLDEVSLGRKKADDTNEFRAKQVEKRVKNLELMELELNMCWKPKLDELEGKKTDDGIIFEQIEDRVMGIEFKLDSLNTKLEEISKEKKKADDADDTQVRV, via the exons ATGAGGTTTCCTTGGGGAGGAA AGGAGCGTGTCAAGGATCTTGAGCTGAAGCTTGATGAGGTTTCCTTTGGGAGGAAGAAAGCAGATGATACTAATGAGTCTCGTGCCCAACAAGTAGAGGAACGTGTCAAGAATCTTGAGCTGAAGCTTGACGAGGTTTCCTTGGGGAGGAAGTTATCAGATGATGATAATGAGTCTCGTGCCCAACAAGTAGAGGAGCGTGTCAAGGATCTTGAGCTGAAGCTTGATGAGGTTTCCTTGGGGAGGAAGAAAGCAGATGATACTAATGAGTTTCGTGCCAAACAAGTAGAGAAACGTGTCAAAAATCTTGAGTTGATGGAATTGGAACTTAATATGTGTTGGAAGCCGAAGCTTGATGAGTTAGAGGGTAAGAAAACTGATGATGGTATTATCTTTGAACAAATCGAGGATCGTGTCATGGGTATAGAGTTCAAGCTGGACAGCTTGAATACAAAGCTTGAAGAGATCtccaaagagaagaagaaagctgaTGATGCTGATG
- the LOC125585032 gene encoding MATH domain and coiled-coil domain-containing protein At2g42470-like: protein MNVLLRVIKTLNKPPKSLSETRLNKASSELSELMDVGFKLDWLKSKLEEVSLERKKPDVDGSQVQQLEERVKHLQLKLDEVSLGKKLSDDDNESRSQEVEERVKHIELKLDEVSFVRSYQMMIMSFVPNK from the coding sequence ATGAATGTCCTCCTCAGGGTCATTAAAACACTCAATAAGCCTCCAAAGAGCCTTTCAGAGACTAGACTTAACAAGGCTAGCAGCGAGTTGAGTGAGCTGATGGACGTAGGTTTCAAGCTGGACTGGCTGAAGTCAAAGCTTGAGGAGGTTTCTTTGGAGAGGAAGAAACCAGATGTTGATGGGTCTCAGGTCCAACAACTCGAGGAACGTGTCAAGCATCTTCAGCTGAAGCTTGATGAGGTTTCTTTGGGGAAGAAGTTATCAGATGATGATAATGAGTCTCGTTCCCAAGAAGTAGAGGAACGTGTCAAGCATATTGAGCTGAAGCTTGATGAGGTTTCCTTTGTGAGAAGTTATCAGATGATGATAATGAGTTTCGTGCCCAACAAGTAG
- the LOC106436661 gene encoding MATH domain and coiled-coil domain-containing protein At2g42480-like, whose protein sequence is MWNQRPSFRFEIDNFSEKKALISSKTFVSGGCEWYFQINPKGHRISDGHLPLYLYVANSTTLRTGWKRNANYYFVLLNQSDKELHRSPISLSSNLFCAKTPAWGFAKTIPVSKFQEKGVLEKDRLIIEFHIKVIEAFDGEGGDVTNNKKKTIDINGFQVFASQVS, encoded by the exons ATGTGGAACCAAAGGCCGAGTTTTAGGTTTGAGATAGATAACTTCTCGGAGAAGAAAGCTCTCATATCGTCGAAGACATTCGTGAGCGGCGGATGCGAATG GTATTTCCAAATTAATCCCAAGGGACATCGTATTTCTGATGGTCACTTGCCTTTGTACCTTTACGTTGCAAATTCTACAACGTTGCGAACTGGATGGAAAAGGAATGCTAACTATtactttgttttgttgaatcaaTCCGACAAAGAACTCCACAGATCACCAA TTTCACTATCAAGCAACTTGTTTTGCGCTAAGACCCCAGCATGGGGTTTCGCGAAGACCATACCTGTAAGCAAATTTCAAGAGAAAGGGGTTTTGGAGAAGGACAGACTCATCATTGAATTCCACATTAAAGTTATTGAAGCTTTTGATGGAGAAGGTGGAGATGTAACcaacaacaagaagaagacTATTGACATCAACGGTTTTCAAGTTTTTGCTTCTCAGGTAAGTTAA